Below is a window of Hydrogenimonas sp. SS33 DNA.
CGATCTTTTCGTAGTTGGGATTGTCTTCGACCAGCATGTTCTCGATGGTGTAGTTGGCGGCGCGTACCGGCGTGAAGAAGGCGTCCAGCGCGATGTACCCTTCGGGAAGGGAATCACGCAGCTCTTCGCTGGGTACGTAGCCGATACCCTGGTGAATCAGCAGGCTGAAGTTGAGCTCCGCATCTTCGTTGAGGGTAGCCAGGAAGCCGTCGGGCGTCACCACTTCGACCTGGTCGTTGTCCAGGTCGGCACCGCGGATCTCCATGGGTCCGCTGAAGCTGTAATTCACCTCCACCTTCTTCTCGTCCCCTTTGATCTTGAATCGCAGGTTCTTGAGGTTGATGATGAAGACGGCGACATCTTCCAGCATGCCGCGGATCGAATCGAACTCGTGCGATGCCCCTTCGATCTTCACACCGATCGGCGCGTAGCCGATGGTGCTGCCCAGCAACAGCCGGCGGATCGGATGGGCCAGGGAAACCGCATACCCCGTTTCGAATGGGTAGGCGACGATGCGCATGCGGTTTTCGCCGGTCTTTTCGATCTCGACCTCGCTCGGCATAAAGGGTGTTGTTTTGATTCGTTTCATGGGCAACTCGCTTTGTCTGTTTATTATTTGCTGTAAAGCTCGACGATCAATCGCTCTTCGACGGGGATGACGACCTCTTCACGCTCGGGAATACGGGTGAAGATGCCGAACACTTTGTCGTGGTCGACGTCGACCCAGGGAGCGATACCGGTCTGGCGTGTCAGCTCCATCGCCCGCTGGATCTGGGGATTGTTTTTGCTCTTTTCGCGAATCTCGATCTTCTGACCGGGCTTGACCCGGAAAGAGGGGATGTTGACGCGCTTGCCGTCGACCAGTACGTGGCCGTGTGTCACGAGCTGACGCGCAAAAGCGCGCGTCGTGGCGAATCCCATGCGGTAGACCACATTGTCCAGACGGCGCTCCAGCAGAGCGATCAGATTCTCCCCAGTGTTGCCTTCCATGCGGTTGGCGTCTTTGAAAAGCCGGCGGAACTGCTTCTCGCCGACACCGTACATATATTTCGCTTTCTGCTTTTCACGAAGCTGCAGGCCGTACTGGCTGATCTTCGTGCGGCGCTGTCCATGCTGCCCGGGTGCGTAGGGCCGCTTGTCCAGAGCGCTCTTTCCTGCAAGTCTACGTTCGCCTTTGAGTCCGAGACTCACGCCAAGGCGACGTTCGATTTTTTCTACCGGTCCTCTATATCGTGCCATCTCGTCCCCTTATACTCGTCGTCGTTTCGGAGGTCTGCAACCGTTGTGGGGCAGAGGCGTGATGTCTTTGAACCACATCACGCGGATACCCTCGATTGCGCCTACGCTTTTCACTGCGGTCTCGCGGCCGCTGCCGGGACCCTGTACCTTGATGCCGACCTCTTTGATGCCGTGTTCCATCGCTTTGGCCATCGCATCTTCCACCGCCTGCTGTGCGGCATAGGGAGTCGATTTCTTGCTGCCTTTGAATCCGAGGGATCCGGCGCTGCTCCATGCGATGACGTTGCCCGCTTCGTCGGTGACGGTGATGACCGTGTTGTTGTAGGTCGCGCTGATGTAGACCACACCGCGCGCGATATTCTTCTTGACGATCTTTTTTCTGGTTGCTTTTCGTTTAGCCACGTCTTCTCTCCTTACTTGCTTGCCGCGCCGACGGTTTTACGTTTACCTTTGCGTGTACGCGCATTGGTTTTCGTTTTCTGTCCGCGAACCGGAAGACCGCGTCGGTGGCGAAGACCGCGATAGTTGCCCAGGTCCATCAACGCTTTGATGTCCATAGCCACTTTCTTGCGCAGGTCACCCTCGACCATATAGTTCTGCTGAATTTCGTTACGAATGGCGGCCGCTTCCTCTTCGGTGAGTTCGTGGACACGCTTGTCGTAGCTGATGCCTGTCGCATCCAGGATCTTTCTGGAAGTGGTCAGGCCGATACCGTAGATGTATGTCAGCGCATACTCCATCCGTTTTTTCTTGGGAAGATCAACACCTGCAATACGTGCCATCTTTTATCCTTGTCTCTGTTTGTGTTTGGGGTTCACACAGATGACGCGAACAATGCCTTTTCGTTTGATGATCTTGCATTTGTCGCACATCTTCTTGACCGAAGGTCTGACTTTCATTTTTGTCTCCTTGATACGCTTTCCGAACGAAGTCCGGAAAGCTACGATGACTCTGCGTCCGCTTCGGCAGCGGGCCCGCCACGCTAGCGTGGCTTCGCCGGCTATCGCCGCCGGATCGCTGAAACCTTATATCGAGGCGAATGTCTATCAAGACACTCTATGCTCGACACCAATGCCGGGCTCACGCGCAGCCAAGCCGCGCTTTTTGCCACCTTGCGTCTTGCCTTATCCCGCGTCTTATGGAGCAAACATGCCGCTGAAAAATAGAGCTTTGTTCATTGCACCATCGGATCGCTAAAACGGTTGAAGTCAAGCGCCGTGCAAACATCTTAGCACTACGCGCTCAACACTCAACACAAAAAAGCGTAGCTTCTACCCACTACCCACTACTAAATGTGCGCAGCGGGTGTCTCACTACCCACTTTTTTCATGCACTGCCCCGACGCTGCCGCACGCTGCGGCAATCGCGCCCCTTTTTGTATAGGTTGGGCGAGAAATTCCGGCCCGACCGACCCTTGCATAAGCAGTGCCACTTATGCAAAACTCCTTCATGTAGATGGAAAAGGGGATGGAATAATACCTTAAGCGAACTTACAGGTTACTTATACCTATAAGTTATTCGTCCCTTGTCGAGGCTGTAGGGTGTCAGTTCCACTTTGACCCTGTCACCGGGAAGAATGCGGATATAGTGCATGCGCATCTTGCCGGCGATGTGGCAGAGTACCACATGCCCGTTGTCCAGCTCCACCCGGAACGTAGCGTTGGGAAGCGCTTCGATTACTTTGCCGTCGATCTCTATGACGTCGTCTTTTGCCATACTCGTTTCTCCTTTAGGGTTGCGATAGTATTTCCGCTTTGCCGCCGATGACGGCGACGGTATGCTCGTAGTGGCTGCCCCGCCTGCCGTCTTCGCTGACAACCGACCATTTGTCCTCTTTGATGACCGGTGTGCCGCTCTTTTGACAGATCATCGGCTCCAGGCAGAAAACCATGCCGTTTTTGATTTTCGGCCCGCTCTTGGGAGATCCGTGCTCGAGGTAGTTCGGAATCTCGGGCTCTTCGTGGGGTTTGCGCCCGATGCCGTGGCCGCAGAAGCTCAGGAGCGGCTTGAAACCGCGCCCTTCGATGAAGTTCTCCAGCTCCAGGCTCAGCTCCTTGAAGCGCAGCCCCGGCCGGATGATCTCGATGGCGTGGTAGAGAGCGTCTTTGGCGCAGGCGATGAGCCGCTCGTCCTCTTCCGATATCTCGCCTATCGGCATCGTGATGGCGGCATCACCGTACCACCCCTCCACTTCGGTGCCGATATCCAGTCCCAGTATATCCCCCTCTTTCACTTTCGTGTCGTCGGGAATACCGTGGATGATCACTTCATTCAGGGAGGTGCAGACAGCCGCCGGAAAGCCGTAGAGCCCCTTGAAGGAGGGGCGTGCCCCTCTGCTTCTGAGGAACGCTTCGCCCATGGCGTCGATCTCTTTGAGGGTCATGCCGGGTTTGACCGTCTCGCGCAGATATGCGAGGGTCTCCCCGACGATGCGGTTGGCGGTGCGGAGTTTCTCTATTTCGGCTGGTTTGCGAATCGCGATGGCCATCGATCAGAGGCCCACCGCGCTCAGCGTTTCATACTTGCTCATATAGATCTGCGCCTCGATTTTGCGCATCGTATCCAGAGCGACCTGCACGACAATGAGTACCGCCGTTCCGCCGAAGTAGAAGGGGACCCCCATGCTCTTGACCAGAATCCACGGAAGGGTGGAGATAATGGCCAGATAGATGGCGCCCCAGAAGGTCAGTCGGCTCGCCACTTCGTTGAGATAATGCGCCGTGCTTTCCCCCGGCCTGACACCGGGAATGAAGCCGCCCTGGCGTTTCAGGTTGTCGGCGATATCTTTCGCGTTGAAGACGATCGACGCGTAGAAGTAGGCGAAGAAGACGACCAGCAGGAACATCATCAGGTTGAAGGTGTAGCTGTTGGGGTTCAGGAAATCGGAGATCTTCTGAATGATCGGATTGGTCGACGCCTGGAGGATCGTACTCGGGAACATCAGGATCGCCGAGGCGAAAATGGGCGGAATGACGCCGCTCAGGTTCACCTTGATCGGGATGTAGTTCATGACCCGCTTCTTCTGGTTCTGCATCATCACCTTCCGGGAGTAGCTGACGGGAACCCGCCGCTCACCCAGCTCCACATAGATGATGAAGCCGACCGTGACGATGATGATCGCCAGAATGGCCAGCACCACCAGAAAGTTGAGTTCGCCGGTGTTGACCAGGTTGATCGTTCCTCCGATGGCGGTGGGAATGGAGCTGACGATCCCCGCAAAGATGATCAGCGAGATACCGTTGCCCACACCCCGCTGGGTGATCTGCTCACCGATCCACATCAGCAGCATCGTTCCCGTCAGCATCGAGAAGGCGGCGATGACGATGAAGGAGGTAGAGTCGATCATGATGGCGCTTTCGCCCCCCTTGCCCGTCAGGCTCTGGAGTCCTATCGAAACGCCCACGGCCTGGATCAGGGTGATGGCGATGGTGGCATACCGGATAATCTGCATATATTTGGTCATGCCGTCGCGCTCTTTCTTCATCTTGCCCAGTTCGGGGAAGGTGGCGGCGAGAAGTTCCATGATGATCGAAGCGGTGATGTAGGGCATGATGCCCAGGGAGATGATGCTCAGACGGCTGATCGCCTTGCCGCTGAACATGTTGAACATGCCCAGGGCGTTGTTGGCGTTGGTGTCGAAAAACTCTTTGATGACGTCGATGTTGACGCCCGGAACCGGCACATAGGCCAGAATCCGGTACGCCAGCAGAAATCCCAAAGTGATCAGGATTTTGTTGACCAATGACTTAGGCATGGTTATTTTCCGCTGGTCGTGATTCGCTCGTCTTTGATTTTCGCGGCAAGGTCTTTGGCACCTTTGCCGATCAATTTAACGCGCTCGTGTTTACCTTTGATGGTATGGACCGTGGCAATGGTCTCCAGGGTGATCTCTTCCAGCTCTGCGACGGCCGGTACGCGCTCGATGTTGATGACGTAGGGCTTGGTGATGTGGGAGCGGAAACCGACTTTGGGAAGGCGGCGCTGAATGGGCTGCTGTCCACCCTCGAAGCCGCGCTTCTCCTTGTAGCCGGTACGGGCCTTCTGGCCCTTGTGTCCGCGGGTCGCGGTCTTACCCATGCCGCTTCCCTGTCCGCGTCCGACACGTTTGCGCTTGCTGGTGCTGCCCTGTGCGTTGGTGAGGTTGTGCAGTGACATCGCTTATCCTTTGATTCGGCTCAGGGCTTCAACGGTGGCACGAACGAGGTTGTTCGGGTTGTTGGAGCCCAGTGATTTTGTCAGGATATCCTTGATACCCGCCAGTTCGATGACCGGACGTGCCGCGCCACCGGCGATAACTCCCGTACCTTCGGAGGCCGGCTTGAGCAGAATTTTGCTCGAGTTGTACTTGTGCTCGATATCGTGCGCGATCGTCGATCCCTTGATGTTGACCTTGACGAGGTTCTTGAACGCTTCGTCGATCCCTTTGCGGATCGCGTCGGGAACCTCTTTCGCTTTTCCCATGCCGTATCCGACGGTGCCGTTACGGTCGCCTACGACCACCAGCGCGGTGAATCGGAAGCGGCGTCCGCCCTTGACGACCTTGGTGACGCGGCCGATGTTGACGATGACTTCTTCGAAATCTTCTCTGTTGATGTTTTCCATTGTTCTACCCTTAGACCTTGATTCCGTTTTCACGCAGCGCTTCGGCGAATGCCGCCACGACGCCGTGATAGATGTAGCCGTTGCGGTCGAAGACGGCTGTCTCCAGACCTTTGGCCTTCATCGCTTCGGCCAGGGCCGCCGCCACTTTGCCCGCCGCCTCTTTGTTGGCGTTGAGACCCATCTTCCGGCCATCGGCCGCCGCCAGCGTCACACCTTGCGTGTCGTCGATCGCCTGGGCGTAGATGTGCTTGTTGGAACGGAAAATGGTAACACGGGGTTTTTCGGCCGTACCGAAAATCTTGCCCCGCACACGCGCTTTTCGTTTCGCGCGCTGCAGGTTTTTCTTCATAATCAGTGTTCTATTCATTTCTCAACCCTTATTTACCTGTTTTACCGGCTTTGCGGAGAATCACTTCGTCCACATACTTCACACCCTTGCCTTTGTAGGGTTCCGGCGGACGGAAGGCGCGGATTTCCGCTGCGACCTGTCCCACTTTCTGCTTGTCCTGGCCCTTGACCGTGACGATGTTCTTCTCCACCGCGATCTCGATCCCCTCGGGAATCTCGTAGTTGACAGGGTGGGAGAAGCCCAGCTGCAGCTCCAGGGTCTTGCCCTTGACCGCGGCACGGTAACCGACCCCGTTGATTTCGAGTTTCTTCTCGAAGCCCTGGGTCAGGCCGATGATCATATTCTGCGTCAGGGAGCGGTAGGTGCCCCAGAAGGCGCTGCTGGCCTTGTCATCGCCTTTGCGGTGGAAGACGACCTGGTTGTCCTTCACTTCCACATCGACGCGTCCGTGGGTATCGAGACGCTTGACATCTTTACCTTTGGAAACGACAACTTCTGTACCCTCGACCTTCACTTCGACGCCGGCCGGGATATCAATCGGTTTCTTTCCTATACGTGACATGCTTTTTTCCTTACCAGATACTGCAGAGAACTTCGCCGCCGATGCCGCGCTTGTACGCTTCGTCGTTGGCCAGTACACCCTGGGATGTGCTTACGACGATGGTGCCGTAGCCGTTTTTGAATCGTTTGATCTCTTCCTTGCCCTTGTAGACGCGGCGTCCGGGCTTGGAGAGACGCTTGATCTCGTTGATGACGCTGCGGCCGTTGTCGTCGTATTTCAGGACGACGTTGATGCTCTTCTTGCCGTCTTTCTCGACCACTTTGTAGCTCTCAATGTAACCTTTCTCCTGAAAGATCTTCATGATCGCCTCGATCATCTTGCTATACAGAAGTGTGGTCACTTCCAGTCGTCGCATCGATGCGTTTCTGATACGTGTCAGAGAGTCTGCTATCAGATCGTTCACCATGCTATCTCCTTACCAGCTTGCTTTTTTGACGCCAGGAAGAAGACCTTCGCTAGCCATTTTGCGCAGGCAGATTCGGCAGATGCCGAAGTCCCTGTACACGGAGTGCGGACGGCCGCAGATGCTGCAGCGCGTATAGGCACGGACTTTGAATTTGGGTTTTCGCTGTTGCTTGGCAATCATCGATTTTTTAGCCATTTTGTCGTCCTTTTGCAAAAGGCATACCCAGCTTCTCCAGAAGCGCGAATGCCGCTTTGTCGTTGTCGGTCGTCGTGACGATCGTGATGTTCATACCATGGGTCTTGATGATGTTGTCATACTCCACTTCCGGGAAGATCAGCTGCTCGTCGAGGCCGAAGTTGTAGTTTCCGTGGCCGTCGAAGCCGTTGCGCGATACACCGCGGAAGTCTTTCACCCGCGGAAGCGCGATGCTGATCAGCTTGTCGAGGAAGTTGTACATCATGTCGCCGCGAAGCGTCACTTTGACACCGACGGGCATCCCCTCGCGCACTTTGAAACCCGCGACGGATTTGCGCGCCGGAACAATGACCGCTTTCTGACCGGAGATGATGGTGATGGTATCGGCGATGTTCTGGATCACTTTCGTATCCTTCGCATCGTCGCCGCAGCCGACGCTGATGACGATCTTCTCCAGCGCGGGGATCTCCATCACATTCTCGATGCCGAGCTCCTCTTTGAGCTGGGGCTTGAGTTCGCTGTATTTCTCTTTGAGTCTCAACATCTTATGCACCTTCTACTTTGCGTACGTTGGAGATGTGGATCGGCATCTCTTTCGTGACGAATCCGCCCTCGGGATTCTGCTCGGTCGGCTTGACCGCTTTCTTGACCACTTTGCAGCCGGCGACGATGACGGCATCTTTTTTGGGGAGTACCTGAAGCACTTCCGCCTTTTTGCCCTTGTCGTCACCCGCGATGATCTCGACGGTATCGCCCTTTTTGATCTTGAATTTTTTAGCCATTAGAGTACCTCCGGAGCGAGAGAGACGATCTTCATGAAGTTGGCGTAGCGTACTTCACGGCTGACGGGCCCGAAGATACGGGTGCCGACCGGCTCTTTCTTGTTGTCCAGGATGACGGCCGCATTGTCGTCGAAGCGGATCAGAGAGCCGTTTTCGCGCTGGATCTCTTTTTTGGTGCGGACGACGACGGCTTTGACGACCTGTCCCTTTTTCACTTTGCCGTTGGGCAGCGCTTTCTTGACGGAAGCGACGATGACGTCGCCGACGCTGGCGTACCGGCGCTTGCTGCCCCCCAGGACCTTGATACACATAATCTCTTTCGCGCCGCTGTTGTCGGCGACGTTGAGTCGGGTGAAGCTCTGGATCATGATCCCACTCCTCTGCTCACGATCTCTTTGAGGCGGAACGATTTGGTTTTGGAGATGGGCCGGCACTCGATGGCGGAGACCACATCGCCCACGTTGGTTTCGTTGCGCTCGTCGTGGATGAGATATTTTTTGAATCGTTTGACCGTTTTGTGATAGCGGGGGTGCATGATGCGGCGTTCGACCAGGACGGTCGCCGTCTTGTCACCCGCTTTTTTTACGACGGTTCCTTGAATGATACGTTTATGAGACGCCATTGTGTTTCCTTATGATGCTTTCTTCTGCGCATTGATGGCAGTCTTGATGCGCGCGATGTCCTTGCGGCATGCGCGGATCTCGTTCGGATTGGTCAGCTGCATCGTTTTGAGCTTCAGTTTCAGCTCGAACAGCTCCATCTTCTTCTCTCTCAGCAGTTTTTCGAGTTCTTCGCGACTCTTTTCGGCGATTTCAGTATATTTCATTGCTTGCCTCCTGCGTTACGATTTTGGTCTTGAAAGGCAGCTTGTGCATCGCCAGAGTCAGCGCTTCCCGCGCCAGCTCTTCGTTGACACCGGCCATTTCGTAGATGATGCGGCCCGGCTTGATATTCATGACCCACCGGTCGACGGCACCCTTACCTTTACCCATCCGTGTTTCGAGGGGCTTGGCGGTCAGGGGCTTGTCGGGGAAGACGCGGATCCAGACTTTACCGGTACGTTTGACGTGGCGTGTCATCGCGACCCGCGCCGCTTCGATCTGTCGGCTGTCGATACGGCCGTGTTCGGTGGCCTTGATTCCGATGTTGCCGAAGGCCAGCTGGTTGCCGCGGTAGGCTTTGCCGCGGTTGCGGCCTTTCTGCTGTTTTCGGTATTTGGTTCTTTTGGGCATCAACATGATTAACTCCTTCCACGGCGCGGAGCACGGCGTCCACGCTTCTCTTCGACGGGTTCGGGCTGGATCCCTTTTTGCAGAACCTCGCCTTTGAAGATCCAGACTTTGACACCGATGATCCCGTAGGTCGTATAGGCCTGGGCGAATCCGTAGTCGATCTTCGCGCGCAGGGTGTGCAGAGGCACGCGGCCTTCGAGGTACCATTCGGTACGGGACATTTCGGCACCGCCGAGGCGGCCGGCGACTTGGACTTTGATCCCTTTGACGCCCGCTTTCTGGGCCGCCTGGATCACCTTCTTCATGGCACGGCGGAACGCGACGCGGCGCTCGAGCTGGGTCGCGATGTTTTCGGCCGCCAGCTGGGCGGAAGCCTGCGGGCGCTTCTCTTCACGGATGTTGAGAGCGACGGGCTTGCCCACCATATTTTGCAGGCGCGTCTTCAGCTTTTCGATATCGGCGCCCTTCTTGCCGATGATGATGCCGGGACGTGCGGCGACGATCGTGACGCGGACGCGCTTGGCGGTGCGCTCGATGATAATGTCGGCGATCCCTGCGTAATAGA
It encodes the following:
- a CDS encoding DNA-directed RNA polymerase subunit alpha, whose translation is MKRIKTTPFMPSEVEIEKTGENRMRIVAYPFETGYAVSLAHPIRRLLLGSTIGYAPIGVKIEGASHEFDSIRGMLEDVAVFIINLKNLRFKIKGDEKKVEVNYSFSGPMEIRGADLDNDQVEVVTPDGFLATLNEDAELNFSLLIHQGIGYVPSEELRDSLPEGYIALDAFFTPVRAANYTIENMLVEDNPNYEKIVFDIETDGQIDPATAFKNTIEVMYRQMSVFNNILDIDVESEAATPAAENPVVKKLMQGLETLGLSARSFNSLERAGLKYVGELVLMSENELKEIKNLGKKSLEEIKAKLEEAGFPVGTEIDEETAKQLKNKIDASK
- the rpsD gene encoding 30S ribosomal protein S4, producing the protein MARYRGPVEKIERRLGVSLGLKGERRLAGKSALDKRPYAPGQHGQRRTKISQYGLQLREKQKAKYMYGVGEKQFRRLFKDANRMEGNTGENLIALLERRLDNVVYRMGFATTRAFARQLVTHGHVLVDGKRVNIPSFRVKPGQKIEIREKSKNNPQIQRAMELTRQTGIAPWVDVDHDKVFGIFTRIPEREEVVIPVEERLIVELYSK
- the rpsK gene encoding 30S ribosomal protein S11; protein product: MAKRKATRKKIVKKNIARGVVYISATYNNTVITVTDEAGNVIAWSSAGSLGFKGSKKSTPYAAQQAVEDAMAKAMEHGIKEVGIKVQGPGSGRETAVKSVGAIEGIRVMWFKDITPLPHNGCRPPKRRRV
- the rpsM gene encoding 30S ribosomal protein S13, translating into MARIAGVDLPKKKRMEYALTYIYGIGLTTSRKILDATGISYDKRVHELTEEEAAAIRNEIQQNYMVEGDLRKKVAMDIKALMDLGNYRGLRHRRGLPVRGQKTKTNARTRKGKRKTVGAASK
- the rpmJ gene encoding 50S ribosomal protein L36, which translates into the protein MKVRPSVKKMCDKCKIIKRKGIVRVICVNPKHKQRQG
- the infA gene encoding translation initiation factor IF-1, yielding MAKDDVIEIDGKVIEALPNATFRVELDNGHVVLCHIAGKMRMHYIRILPGDRVKVELTPYSLDKGRITYRYK
- the map gene encoding type I methionyl aminopeptidase — translated: MAIAIRKPAEIEKLRTANRIVGETLAYLRETVKPGMTLKEIDAMGEAFLRSRGARPSFKGLYGFPAAVCTSLNEVIIHGIPDDTKVKEGDILGLDIGTEVEGWYGDAAITMPIGEISEEDERLIACAKDALYHAIEIIRPGLRFKELSLELENFIEGRGFKPLLSFCGHGIGRKPHEEPEIPNYLEHGSPKSGPKIKNGMVFCLEPMICQKSGTPVIKEDKWSVVSEDGRRGSHYEHTVAVIGGKAEILSQP
- the secY gene encoding preprotein translocase subunit SecY produces the protein MPKSLVNKILITLGFLLAYRILAYVPVPGVNIDVIKEFFDTNANNALGMFNMFSGKAISRLSIISLGIMPYITASIIMELLAATFPELGKMKKERDGMTKYMQIIRYATIAITLIQAVGVSIGLQSLTGKGGESAIMIDSTSFIVIAAFSMLTGTMLLMWIGEQITQRGVGNGISLIIFAGIVSSIPTAIGGTINLVNTGELNFLVVLAILAIIIVTVGFIIYVELGERRVPVSYSRKVMMQNQKKRVMNYIPIKVNLSGVIPPIFASAILMFPSTILQASTNPIIQKISDFLNPNSYTFNLMMFLLVVFFAYFYASIVFNAKDIADNLKRQGGFIPGVRPGESTAHYLNEVASRLTFWGAIYLAIISTLPWILVKSMGVPFYFGGTAVLIVVQVALDTMRKIEAQIYMSKYETLSAVGL
- the rplO gene encoding 50S ribosomal protein L15; the encoded protein is MSLHNLTNAQGSTSKRKRVGRGQGSGMGKTATRGHKGQKARTGYKEKRGFEGGQQPIQRRLPKVGFRSHITKPYVINIERVPAVAELEEITLETIATVHTIKGKHERVKLIGKGAKDLAAKIKDERITTSGK
- the rpsE gene encoding 30S ribosomal protein S5, which encodes MENINREDFEEVIVNIGRVTKVVKGGRRFRFTALVVVGDRNGTVGYGMGKAKEVPDAIRKGIDEAFKNLVKVNIKGSTIAHDIEHKYNSSKILLKPASEGTGVIAGGAARPVIELAGIKDILTKSLGSNNPNNLVRATVEALSRIKG
- the rplR gene encoding 50S ribosomal protein L18 — protein: MNRTLIMKKNLQRAKRKARVRGKIFGTAEKPRVTIFRSNKHIYAQAIDDTQGVTLAAADGRKMGLNANKEAAGKVAAALAEAMKAKGLETAVFDRNGYIYHGVVAAFAEALRENGIKV
- the rplF gene encoding 50S ribosomal protein L6, with translation MSRIGKKPIDIPAGVEVKVEGTEVVVSKGKDVKRLDTHGRVDVEVKDNQVVFHRKGDDKASSAFWGTYRSLTQNMIIGLTQGFEKKLEINGVGYRAAVKGKTLELQLGFSHPVNYEIPEGIEIAVEKNIVTVKGQDKQKVGQVAAEIRAFRPPEPYKGKGVKYVDEVILRKAGKTGK
- the rpsH gene encoding 30S ribosomal protein S8 is translated as MVNDLIADSLTRIRNASMRRLEVTTLLYSKMIEAIMKIFQEKGYIESYKVVEKDGKKSINVVLKYDDNGRSVINEIKRLSKPGRRVYKGKEEIKRFKNGYGTIVVSTSQGVLANDEAYKRGIGGEVLCSIW
- a CDS encoding type Z 30S ribosomal protein S14; translation: MAKKSMIAKQQRKPKFKVRAYTRCSICGRPHSVYRDFGICRICLRKMASEGLLPGVKKASW
- the rplE gene encoding 50S ribosomal protein L5; this translates as MLRLKEKYSELKPQLKEELGIENVMEIPALEKIVISVGCGDDAKDTKVIQNIADTITIISGQKAVIVPARKSVAGFKVREGMPVGVKVTLRGDMMYNFLDKLISIALPRVKDFRGVSRNGFDGHGNYNFGLDEQLIFPEVEYDNIIKTHGMNITIVTTTDNDKAAFALLEKLGMPFAKGRQNG
- the rplX gene encoding 50S ribosomal protein L24, with amino-acid sequence MAKKFKIKKGDTVEIIAGDDKGKKAEVLQVLPKKDAVIVAGCKVVKKAVKPTEQNPEGGFVTKEMPIHISNVRKVEGA
- the rplN gene encoding 50S ribosomal protein L14, with product MIQSFTRLNVADNSGAKEIMCIKVLGGSKRRYASVGDVIVASVKKALPNGKVKKGQVVKAVVVRTKKEIQRENGSLIRFDDNAAVILDNKKEPVGTRIFGPVSREVRYANFMKIVSLAPEVL
- the rpsQ gene encoding 30S ribosomal protein S17; translation: MASHKRIIQGTVVKKAGDKTATVLVERRIMHPRYHKTVKRFKKYLIHDERNETNVGDVVSAIECRPISKTKSFRLKEIVSRGVGS
- the rpmC gene encoding 50S ribosomal protein L29, which encodes MKYTEIAEKSREELEKLLREKKMELFELKLKLKTMQLTNPNEIRACRKDIARIKTAINAQKKAS
- the rplP gene encoding 50S ribosomal protein L16, whose translation is MLMPKRTKYRKQQKGRNRGKAYRGNQLAFGNIGIKATEHGRIDSRQIEAARVAMTRHVKRTGKVWIRVFPDKPLTAKPLETRMGKGKGAVDRWVMNIKPGRIIYEMAGVNEELAREALTLAMHKLPFKTKIVTQEASNEIY
- the rpsC gene encoding 30S ribosomal protein S3 — protein: MGQKVNPIGLRLGINRNWSSRWYPNWQRVPAFVAEDDKIRKFLKKELYYAGIADIIIERTAKRVRVTIVAARPGIIIGKKGADIEKLKTRLQNMVGKPVALNIREEKRPQASAQLAAENIATQLERRVAFRRAMKKVIQAAQKAGVKGIKVQVAGRLGGAEMSRTEWYLEGRVPLHTLRAKIDYGFAQAYTTYGIIGVKVWIFKGEVLQKGIQPEPVEEKRGRRAPRRGRS